The following coding sequences lie in one Polluticoccus soli genomic window:
- a CDS encoding AAA family ATPase encodes MEPVSEPITSNTTDAIQHLIDQIETVIRGKRRQIEMVVTCLLAGGHILIEDNPGTGKTVLAKTLAQCISGEMGLDHVVFKRIQFTPDLLPMDLIGTHIFDDRTKEFVFKKGPLFCNVLLADEINRASPKVQSALLEAMAEHQVTVGDTTLKLEKMFFTIATQNPIEMEGTYPLPAAQLDRFFMKIYFGYVDEEVEMNIYREYLDIAQNLIELKQNLSMNDILSLQQQSSQVFVHDEIVRSVSHIVRDTREHQDIALGASTRSGIAFLKCLRAYALVKGRTFVIEDDVKDIARWVLDHRLMYRNKDGRLKALDGIINKEVDRLAKLKLYA; translated from the coding sequence ATGGAACCTGTTTCAGAACCAATTACCTCGAACACTACGGATGCCATTCAGCATCTGATAGACCAGATAGAAACCGTTATCCGCGGTAAGCGCAGGCAGATAGAAATGGTAGTGACCTGCCTGCTGGCCGGTGGCCATATTCTGATAGAAGACAATCCAGGTACCGGTAAAACAGTATTGGCCAAAACACTTGCCCAATGTATCAGCGGCGAGATGGGACTGGATCATGTTGTCTTCAAACGCATCCAGTTCACACCCGATCTTTTGCCGATGGACCTGATCGGTACACACATCTTCGACGATAGAACAAAGGAGTTTGTGTTTAAGAAAGGGCCCTTGTTCTGTAACGTGTTGCTGGCTGACGAGATCAACCGGGCCTCGCCAAAAGTGCAAAGCGCATTGCTGGAAGCTATGGCGGAACACCAGGTAACGGTTGGGGATACCACGCTCAAGCTGGAAAAGATGTTCTTCACCATAGCTACGCAAAACCCTATAGAGATGGAGGGTACCTACCCACTGCCTGCTGCACAGCTCGATCGCTTCTTTATGAAGATATACTTTGGTTATGTGGATGAAGAGGTGGAGATGAACATCTATCGTGAATACCTCGATATAGCGCAGAATCTTATTGAACTCAAACAGAACCTGAGCATGAATGATATACTGTCATTGCAACAGCAATCATCGCAGGTATTTGTGCATGATGAGATTGTCCGTTCGGTTAGCCATATTGTTCGCGATACACGCGAACACCAGGATATTGCATTGGGTGCATCCACACGTAGCGGTATAGCTTTTCTGAAATGCCTGCGCGCATATGCGCTTGTAAAGGGTAGAACCTTTGTGATAGAAGATGATGTAAAAGACATAGCCCGTTGGGTGTTGGATCATCGTTTGATGTATAGAAACAAAGACGGCCGGTTGAAAGCACTGGATGGGATTATCAATAAAGAAGTAGACAGGTTGGCAAAACTGAAGCTGTATGCTTAG
- a CDS encoding response regulator, producing MSTTQGEILWVDDEIDSLKSQILFLKNKGYEVTPLTNGYDALELLKEKNIDVVLLDESMPGLTGIETLAKIKEMDPNMPVVMVTKNEAENIMEEAIGGQISDYLIKPVNPNQVLMSLKKIMDSRRLVSERTTIAYQQDFRNLFMALSSNPNHEEWKELYRKLVYWELEMSRSDSAEMMEVLQNQKAEANTEFFKFVSKNYEGWIKGKNAPILSHELFKAKVAPHLQQGKPTFLVVIDNLRYDQWKAFQPIVNDSFRILEEDMFYSILPTATQYARNALFAGMLPAEIETKFPNEWKNDDEEGGKNLFEETFLRYQLKQLKLDHLKTQYIKITNNENGKQMEDDIHNFLNNDLTVIVYNFVDMLSHARTEMEVLKELASDEVSYRSLTVSWFEHSPLHRALRKIADKNIQVIITTDHGTVRVKTPSKCVGDRQTTTNLRYKHGRNLQYEERDVLAFRDPKVAGLPRPNVSSAFIFAKEDVFLCYPNNYNYYVNYYRNTFQHGGISLEEMVVPVIRLQSK from the coding sequence ATGAGTACAACACAAGGTGAGATTTTGTGGGTAGATGATGAGATAGATTCATTGAAATCGCAAATATTATTTCTGAAAAATAAAGGTTACGAGGTTACTCCTCTCACCAATGGTTATGACGCTCTTGAGCTGCTGAAAGAAAAAAATATTGACGTTGTATTGCTAGATGAAAGCATGCCGGGTCTTACAGGTATAGAAACACTGGCCAAGATCAAAGAAATGGATCCGAATATGCCGGTGGTGATGGTAACAAAGAACGAAGCTGAAAACATCATGGAAGAAGCTATCGGCGGACAGATAAGCGACTACCTGATCAAGCCAGTGAATCCCAACCAGGTATTGATGTCTCTAAAGAAGATCATGGATTCGCGCCGCCTGGTTTCTGAAAGAACAACTATAGCCTACCAACAAGATTTTCGTAACCTGTTCATGGCGCTGAGTTCCAATCCTAATCATGAGGAATGGAAAGAGCTGTACCGGAAGCTGGTATACTGGGAGCTTGAAATGAGTCGTAGCGATAGCGCTGAAATGATGGAAGTATTACAAAACCAGAAAGCGGAAGCCAATACCGAATTCTTTAAGTTTGTGTCTAAAAATTACGAGGGATGGATCAAAGGTAAGAATGCCCCAATATTGTCGCATGAGTTGTTTAAAGCCAAAGTTGCTCCTCATCTTCAGCAAGGCAAGCCCACATTCTTGGTCGTTATAGATAATCTTCGTTACGATCAATGGAAAGCATTTCAGCCAATAGTGAACGATTCTTTCCGAATATTGGAAGAGGATATGTTCTACAGTATACTTCCAACTGCGACGCAATACGCGCGTAATGCGCTGTTTGCTGGTATGTTACCTGCAGAGATAGAGACGAAGTTCCCTAATGAATGGAAGAATGATGATGAAGAAGGAGGCAAGAACCTGTTCGAGGAAACCTTCCTGCGTTATCAGCTTAAGCAACTCAAGCTAGACCATCTCAAAACTCAATACATCAAGATCACCAATAACGAGAACGGTAAACAAATGGAAGATGATATACACAACTTCCTTAACAATGATCTTACCGTCATCGTGTACAACTTCGTCGATATGCTATCGCATGCGCGTACGGAAATGGAAGTGTTGAAAGAGCTTGCAAGCGATGAGGTATCATATCGCTCGCTAACTGTGAGTTGGTTCGAACACTCGCCGCTGCACAGGGCGCTGCGCAAGATCGCTGACAAGAACATACAGGTGATCATTACCACCGATCATGGAACAGTAAGGGTAAAGACGCCAAGTAAGTGTGTTGGTGACAGGCAGACAACAACGAACCTCCGGTATAAACACGGCCGTAACCTGCAATATGAAGAACGTGATGTATTAGCGTTCCGCGATCCAAAGGTTGCAGGATTGCCGAGGCCTAATGTGAGCTCGGCATTTATTTTCGCAAAGGAAGATGTCTTTCTCTGTTATCCGAATAACTATAACTATTACGTGAACTACTACCGGAACACATTCCAGCACGGCGGCATATCGCTAGAGGAAATGGTAGTACCCGTTATACGGCTGCAGAGCAAGTAG
- a CDS encoding GNAT family N-acetyltransferase yields MPLDSPSVVVRPAAKADCARIMELVHELAVYEKAPEMVTVDLEHFEESGFGPNPVWWAYVAEANGQIVGFALYYIRYSTWQGQKMYLEDILVTEEWRRKGIGGLLMDQLLKTAAERKFKGISWQVLDWNTPAIDFYKKYNATFDGEWVNVMVNF; encoded by the coding sequence ATGCCTTTAGATAGTCCCTCTGTCGTTGTTCGTCCTGCAGCAAAAGCCGACTGCGCCCGCATCATGGAATTGGTACACGAACTGGCTGTTTACGAAAAAGCGCCCGAGATGGTGACGGTTGATCTCGAACATTTTGAGGAAAGCGGCTTTGGACCCAACCCGGTATGGTGGGCTTATGTTGCTGAAGCTAACGGACAGATCGTCGGCTTTGCCCTGTACTATATCCGTTATTCTACCTGGCAGGGACAAAAGATGTACCTTGAAGATATACTGGTAACAGAAGAATGGCGTCGCAAAGGCATTGGGGGATTGCTGATGGATCAGCTATTGAAAACTGCAGCCGAACGAAAATTCAAAGGTATAAGCTGGCAGGTACTGGACTGGAATACTCCGGCTATCGATTTCTACAAAAAGTACAACGCCACGTTCGATGGCGAATGGGTGAACGTTATGGTCAATTTCTAA
- a CDS encoding DUF6089 family protein codes for MQRLALIISFFLAATANNVRAQTFYQNKEFGVSLGASHYFGDLNDHYGLQEVMPAFGAFARIHVNPFIAVRFAAQATRVGYDDKYSTNFYNKTRNLNFKSDIVELTAQSEFNFFRFFTGEQHSRFTPYLTGGVGVFYYNPYTTYQGIKYHLRPLGTEGQNAGFGDRQYNSFSVCFPMGAGIKYWIRPGLNFGVEIANRLTLTDYIDDVSKTYVGVDKFPTDPQNPSPAAALQDRSVEVSDIPLGRPGKQRGNTQSRDQYMFLQFNLSFQLKTYKCPAYIREWQFM; via the coding sequence ATGCAAAGGCTAGCTTTGATCATATCGTTCTTTCTCGCCGCGACCGCGAACAATGTGCGTGCCCAGACCTTTTATCAGAATAAGGAATTTGGTGTCTCCCTTGGTGCTTCGCATTACTTCGGCGATCTGAATGATCATTACGGTCTACAGGAAGTGATGCCAGCCTTTGGTGCATTTGCGCGTATACATGTAAACCCGTTCATAGCAGTGCGTTTTGCAGCACAAGCAACGAGGGTCGGCTACGACGATAAATACTCTACCAACTTCTACAACAAAACCCGTAATCTCAATTTCAAAAGCGATATAGTTGAGCTTACAGCTCAATCTGAGTTTAACTTCTTCCGGTTTTTTACTGGTGAGCAGCACAGTCGCTTTACCCCATATCTTACAGGTGGCGTTGGTGTATTCTATTACAACCCATATACCACCTACCAGGGCATAAAATATCATCTTCGTCCGTTGGGCACTGAAGGACAAAATGCAGGGTTTGGCGACCGTCAGTACAATAGCTTCAGCGTGTGTTTCCCAATGGGTGCAGGTATCAAATACTGGATCCGTCCTGGTTTAAACTTCGGTGTAGAGATCGCCAACAGGCTTACCCTTACCGACTACATTGATGATGTAAGCAAAACATATGTGGGTGTGGACAAATTCCCAACCGATCCCCAGAATCCAAGTCCGGCTGCCGCGTTGCAGGACAGGTCCGTTGAAGTGTCGGATATACCACTAGGCCGTCCTGGCAAACAACGGGGCAACACCCAATCGCGCGATCAGTACATGTTCCTGCAATTCAATCTTTCTTTTCAGCTGAAGACCTACAAATGCCCTGCGTACATACGCGAATGGCAATTTATGTAG
- a CDS encoding NAD kinase, whose amino-acid sequence MLVALYNRTFEEQDIPTIQHILQMLESHGLQMVFYKGFYERIAPHVQLKVKPALFTGKFDLPPHVDMLFSLGGDGTMLDTVSFVGNSNIPLIGINLGRLGFLAAIPEEEVEAAILSLVRGSYTLEKRTLLHLDASIPLFDGSPYALNEFTLHRKDSSSMIKIHTYLNGEFLNTYWADGLIVATPTGSTGYSLSCGGPVVFPQTSSFVITPVAPHNLNTRSIVVPDDNVISFEVEGRTEQFLCTLDARTETITSSVQLAVKKENFTISLVRPDEHNFLKTIRQKLYWGIDRRN is encoded by the coding sequence ATGCTCGTAGCGCTGTACAACCGTACGTTCGAAGAACAAGACATACCGACAATACAACACATTCTGCAAATGCTGGAAAGTCATGGTTTGCAGATGGTATTCTATAAAGGCTTTTACGAGCGTATTGCCCCTCATGTTCAGCTGAAGGTGAAGCCGGCTTTGTTTACCGGCAAATTCGACCTGCCGCCGCATGTGGATATGCTGTTTAGTCTTGGTGGTGACGGCACCATGCTGGATACGGTATCTTTTGTAGGCAATTCAAACATTCCACTGATCGGAATCAACCTCGGCAGGTTGGGATTCCTGGCTGCGATACCTGAGGAAGAAGTAGAAGCGGCGATATTATCACTTGTACGGGGGTCCTATACACTGGAAAAACGTACTCTTTTGCATTTGGACGCCAGTATTCCCTTATTTGATGGTTCTCCTTATGCACTCAACGAGTTCACACTACACCGGAAGGATTCATCGTCGATGATCAAAATACATACCTATCTCAATGGCGAATTCCTGAATACTTATTGGGCTGACGGATTAATAGTTGCTACCCCAACTGGTTCTACCGGTTATTCACTGAGCTGCGGTGGTCCGGTTGTATTCCCGCAAACATCCAGCTTTGTAATAACGCCCGTTGCGCCACACAACCTGAATACACGTTCTATTGTCGTTCCAGATGACAACGTGATATCCTTTGAGGTAGAAGGTCGCACCGAACAATTCCTATGCACGTTGGATGCGAGAACTGAGACCATCACCAGTTCGGTGCAACTGGCCGTTAAGAAAGAGAATTTTACCATATCTCTTGTTCGCCCTGATGAACACAACTTCCTGAAGACGATTCGACAGAAGTTATATTGGGGTATCGACCGACGCAACTAA
- a CDS encoding POTRA domain-containing protein, with the protein MKYFLFLFVFLFACAVSGQENRFVSIPDSVNAVPGKSYHLRSIFITGNKHTRDRVIHREMSVKEGALIPSDSLNLVLDLNQKRIFNLSIFTEATIAVLKVDDSTIDWHIKVTEQWYIIPEISFQLADRNFNVWWKEQERDIRRANIGVTLKHRNFRGNLEQLSATAQIGYTQKFGLEYFKPYVDRRQQHGLGASFFFSKNEEMFFTTNLNKLQFVKTPRNYVISRFEAAAVYVYRPGYATRHLIELRYRDYRVDDTVIKLNPEYYDNGSSELNSMELSYRFDLNKVDNWNYPLVGLKLVGNFISRVGFKGIGFQNTAYVEAAKFYHLGHKWYSSNIVRARVMAPQRQPYAFRSALGVEPDYVRGYEYYVVDGSQFGVLRNSLKYELLNTSIRSIPFKYLPVLPIRLYPKIFADVGYVVNKFPGNSFLNNRLLYAAGFGLDIISAYDFKLRLEYTWNHLGEKGLFLHLNTE; encoded by the coding sequence ATGAAGTATTTCCTGTTCCTATTTGTTTTTTTGTTTGCATGTGCTGTGTCAGGACAGGAAAACCGCTTTGTGTCTATTCCCGACTCGGTGAATGCTGTGCCCGGTAAAAGCTATCATCTGCGTAGCATCTTTATCACAGGTAATAAACATACGCGCGATAGGGTGATTCACAGGGAGATGAGTGTTAAAGAAGGAGCCTTGATCCCTTCAGACTCGCTAAACCTAGTCCTCGACCTTAATCAGAAAAGGATATTCAACCTTTCGATCTTTACTGAAGCTACAATTGCGGTCTTGAAAGTGGACGATTCGACGATCGATTGGCACATCAAGGTGACCGAACAGTGGTATATTATACCCGAAATATCCTTCCAGCTCGCAGACAGGAATTTTAATGTCTGGTGGAAGGAGCAGGAGCGCGACATACGGAGGGCTAACATCGGGGTCACTTTAAAGCATCGCAACTTCAGGGGTAACCTGGAGCAGTTGAGCGCTACTGCCCAGATCGGCTATACCCAGAAATTCGGATTAGAGTATTTTAAGCCTTATGTAGATCGTAGGCAGCAACACGGACTTGGGGCATCATTCTTCTTTTCGAAAAACGAGGAGATGTTCTTTACTACTAACCTGAACAAGCTGCAGTTTGTCAAAACGCCCCGCAATTATGTGATCAGCCGGTTTGAGGCCGCAGCGGTTTACGTATATCGTCCGGGGTATGCCACGAGACACCTTATAGAACTCCGCTACCGTGATTATCGCGTGGACGATACGGTGATCAAGCTCAATCCAGAGTATTACGACAATGGCAGCTCTGAGCTGAATTCAATGGAGCTTTCTTACCGTTTTGACCTGAATAAAGTTGACAATTGGAACTATCCGTTAGTTGGTTTAAAGCTGGTAGGTAATTTCATCAGTCGGGTAGGTTTTAAGGGCATTGGCTTCCAGAATACTGCTTATGTAGAAGCTGCAAAGTTTTATCACCTGGGGCATAAATGGTATTCTTCTAATATTGTCCGCGCGCGCGTAATGGCGCCTCAAAGACAGCCGTATGCCTTCAGATCGGCATTGGGGGTAGAGCCAGATTATGTTCGCGGTTACGAATATTATGTAGTGGATGGTTCTCAGTTTGGTGTACTGCGCAACAGCCTGAAGTATGAACTGCTTAATACCAGCATACGCAGCATCCCATTCAAATACCTGCCCGTATTGCCCATCAGGCTCTATCCGAAAATATTCGCCGATGTTGGGTATGTAGTCAACAAGTTTCCTGGCAATAGCTTTCTGAACAACCGCTTGCTGTATGCTGCCGGGTTTGGACTGGATATCATTTCGGCATATGATTTCAAGCTACGACTGGAGTACACCTGGAACCATTTGGGCGAAAAAGGACTATTTTTACACCTCAATACCGAATAG
- a CDS encoding c-type cytochrome domain-containing protein → MIQRILTAICCLSLTVISCKHEPLIPKQPNGSGYPDEVAKIFVNKCATAGCHNAASYEGAGGLRMDTWEQLFNGGNNGSAIVPYSIEFSPLLYYINTDFNLGIVAQPTMPKDNPPLSKEEYITIRDWVAKGAPDKSGNIPFASDPATRQKIYITMQACDQVAVIDAQKKVVMRYIPVGTSAIAEVPHYLRSTTDGKYAFVSFVAGTTLQKIETSTDKVVEDIQLPTNPSGSWNVFALSPDASKVLVSDWRASGRLVYIDLLTMKMKVYPGFTYPHGIASNPSFDTFYVTSQYGNAMYKLSLDGFVNKQISLDGKTPVVTPDTSSSMLNPHEILMAPDYSKYFITCERSNEVRVLNRSRDSVIKVIPVGAKPQEFAISRKKPYLFVTCMDDQPTKLGDVTFVGSVYVIDYNTLSVVNVIRGNFSSPHGITVDDVNNTVCFASRNVNPTGPKPHHTSSCTGANGSYHVYDMTTFQPADKRRFEVLPDPYSADARFK, encoded by the coding sequence ATGATCCAACGTATACTGACCGCTATTTGTTGCCTTAGCCTCACCGTAATTTCCTGCAAACACGAACCGCTAATACCTAAACAGCCCAACGGTTCCGGTTATCCCGACGAGGTAGCAAAAATATTTGTGAACAAATGCGCAACGGCGGGATGCCATAACGCAGCCAGCTACGAAGGCGCCGGCGGCTTGCGAATGGACACTTGGGAACAACTGTTCAATGGTGGCAACAATGGATCCGCTATCGTGCCATACAGCATAGAATTTAGTCCATTGCTTTATTATATCAATACGGACTTCAACCTTGGAATTGTTGCACAACCCACTATGCCCAAAGACAATCCGCCCTTGTCAAAGGAAGAATATATCACCATCAGGGATTGGGTAGCCAAAGGTGCTCCCGACAAATCGGGCAATATCCCATTTGCTTCCGATCCTGCAACCCGTCAGAAGATCTATATCACTATGCAGGCCTGCGACCAGGTAGCCGTTATCGACGCCCAAAAGAAGGTAGTAATGCGATATATACCTGTAGGCACAAGTGCCATAGCTGAGGTACCTCACTACCTGAGATCTACCACCGACGGCAAATACGCTTTTGTGAGTTTCGTGGCTGGTACAACCCTTCAAAAGATCGAAACATCTACAGATAAGGTGGTCGAAGACATTCAGTTGCCCACCAACCCATCGGGCTCCTGGAATGTTTTTGCCCTTTCGCCCGATGCTTCTAAAGTACTGGTAAGCGACTGGCGAGCATCAGGCAGGCTGGTATACATTGACCTGCTGACAATGAAGATGAAGGTATACCCCGGGTTCACCTACCCGCATGGCATAGCCTCCAACCCATCGTTCGATACATTTTATGTAACCTCGCAGTATGGCAACGCCATGTATAAGCTGAGCCTGGATGGCTTTGTCAACAAGCAGATATCTCTTGATGGCAAAACGCCGGTTGTTACTCCAGACACTTCTTCATCCATGCTGAACCCACATGAGATCCTGATGGCGCCCGATTATTCCAAATACTTCATTACCTGCGAACGCTCTAATGAAGTGCGCGTTTTGAACCGTAGTAGGGATTCAGTGATCAAGGTTATCCCGGTGGGAGCAAAACCACAGGAATTTGCCATATCACGCAAGAAGCCGTACTTGTTTGTTACCTGTATGGACGACCAGCCTACTAAACTGGGCGATGTCACATTCGTAGGGTCAGTGTATGTCATCGACTACAATACACTCAGTGTTGTCAATGTCATCAGGGGTAACTTCTCCAGTCCACATGGTATAACAGTGGATGATGTAAACAACACAGTCTGCTTTGCTAGCCGCAATGTAAACCCAACAGGACCTAAACCGCATCACACGTCAAGTTGTACAGGCGCCAACGGGTCTTATCATGTTTATGACATGACTACCTTCCAGCCGGCTGACAAACGCAGGTTTGAAGTATTGCCAGATCCTTATTCGGCAGATGCACGGTTTAAATAG
- a CDS encoding dihydroneopterin aldolase: protein MLTVSLHGIRISAPYGLYAEEPVLGNDFEVDLDVFFAVADNEQWPFADYTKLNEIARNCFTQQGQLLEVLVKDIHSSIKSSFPNTAKIKVAVRKLHPPMPGDVQYSQVCYEG, encoded by the coding sequence ATGCTAACTGTCTCGCTACATGGTATCCGCATTTCAGCTCCGTATGGTCTTTACGCTGAAGAACCGGTATTGGGCAATGATTTTGAAGTAGACCTTGATGTATTTTTTGCAGTTGCTGACAATGAACAATGGCCGTTCGCGGACTATACAAAGCTGAACGAAATAGCACGTAACTGCTTCACGCAACAAGGTCAGTTGCTGGAAGTCCTGGTAAAGGATATCCATTCCTCCATTAAATCCTCGTTCCCAAATACTGCTAAAATAAAAGTAGCGGTGCGTAAGCTTCACCCACCCATGCCGGGTGATGTTCAATATTCACAGGTCTGCTACGAGGGATAA
- a CDS encoding c-type cytochrome domain-containing protein translates to MRIAGAFILFLTLWCFCACKHETLKPKTATNPTTLSDNYPDDISKIVINRCATAGCHNSASYENAGGLLMDSWDHLFDGGKNGAVVIPYDIENSSLLYFINTFADLGPTALPLMPLDQPALSREEYIQVRDWIAKGAPDKNGNIPFASNAATRQKIYVTHQGCDLIGVIDGEKKVVMRYIKVGGTLNNEISDYVKISTDGQYAYACFWNGNTIQKIDLSTDSVVAEAKLPEAYWKNIFITPDGQRLLATTWQSATIVAINTGNMQVEQTYTGFQYPESMAGNTMGTYYVTERFGNTLCKLSANGNIQKISLDGKPLTTIPAANTPNPYRILMSADNTKYFVTCENTNELRVFDAQTDNLIKVIPTGRMPQEMAQSRTHPYLFVTCTNDTIATGVVGSVYAINYNTWDTKRLEGKLFQPHGIAVDDRNGLLYVFSRNQDKSGPQPHHISPCNGRNGFYNLFSTSTLLPYNNSRYEILVDPYSADVRFK, encoded by the coding sequence ATGCGTATTGCAGGTGCATTCATACTGTTTCTTACCCTTTGGTGCTTCTGTGCCTGCAAGCATGAAACACTAAAACCAAAAACAGCAACGAATCCCACCACATTATCGGATAATTACCCGGACGACATTAGCAAGATCGTTATCAACAGGTGTGCAACGGCGGGTTGTCACAATTCAGCGAGTTATGAAAATGCCGGAGGACTATTGATGGATAGCTGGGATCATTTGTTCGATGGTGGGAAGAATGGCGCGGTGGTTATTCCATACGATATAGAGAACAGCTCACTATTATACTTTATCAATACGTTCGCTGATCTTGGCCCAACTGCCCTACCCCTCATGCCCCTCGACCAACCTGCATTAAGCCGCGAGGAGTATATTCAAGTACGCGACTGGATAGCAAAGGGTGCGCCAGATAAAAATGGGAATATCCCATTTGCCAGCAATGCCGCAACACGTCAGAAAATATACGTCACCCACCAGGGCTGTGATCTAATCGGCGTTATCGACGGAGAGAAGAAAGTAGTGATGCGGTACATAAAGGTCGGCGGTACACTTAATAATGAGATATCCGATTACGTCAAGATATCGACCGATGGTCAATACGCCTACGCCTGTTTCTGGAATGGGAATACCATTCAAAAGATAGATCTGTCAACCGATAGCGTAGTGGCAGAAGCTAAGCTTCCTGAAGCTTACTGGAAGAATATATTTATAACCCCCGACGGACAGCGCCTGCTGGCAACTACCTGGCAATCGGCGACGATAGTTGCTATTAACACTGGCAACATGCAGGTAGAACAAACCTATACAGGCTTTCAGTATCCGGAGAGCATGGCCGGCAATACAATGGGCACATATTACGTGACAGAACGCTTCGGCAACACACTTTGTAAACTGTCCGCCAATGGCAATATTCAGAAGATCAGCCTTGATGGTAAACCGTTAACTACAATTCCTGCTGCCAACACCCCTAACCCTTACCGCATTCTAATGTCGGCGGACAATACGAAGTACTTTGTGACTTGTGAGAATACCAATGAGCTAAGAGTCTTTGATGCACAAACCGACAACTTGATAAAAGTGATCCCAACCGGTCGGATGCCGCAGGAGATGGCGCAATCGCGAACACACCCTTACCTGTTTGTCACCTGCACCAACGACACCATCGCGACAGGAGTTGTTGGGTCAGTATACGCTATCAACTATAACACCTGGGATACAAAACGACTGGAAGGCAAACTCTTTCAGCCGCATGGTATTGCGGTAGACGATCGCAACGGATTGCTCTACGTATTCAGCCGCAACCAGGATAAGTCAGGTCCTCAGCCGCACCACATCTCTCCTTGCAATGGTCGCAATGGTTTCTACAACCTTTTTAGCACGTCCACGCTGCTACCATATAACAACAGCCGATACGAGATCCTGGTAGACCCGTATTCGGCTGATGTACGTTTTAAGTAG